The following proteins are co-located in the Bradyrhizobium sp. AZCC 2176 genome:
- a CDS encoding Glu/Leu/Phe/Val family dehydrogenase: MTVYSGPVFDMAVNQFGVIANHLEIPMDERDRILMPKRAVTVSCPIHRDDGTVAVFEGYRVQHHLTLGPTKGGTRFAPSVDIGEVAALAIWMSWKCALVGLPYGGAKGGVNVDLSTISKRELEGLSRRYMQEMIPFVGPHTDVMAPDMGTNEQVMAWFMDTYSMYQGQTVTEIVTGKPVSSGGTLGRREATGRGVAYLAKRVLKELSINPGTATAVIQGFGNVGSYAALELQQYGLKIIAVSDHTGALHDPAGLDIPALMRHAGKHGSIAGFSNELAFDPEQILTLPCEVLVPAAMERVIDAKVAENLKCRVLAEGANGPTTPEADLVLEKRQDELFLIPDILCNSGGVVVSYFEWVQDLQQLFWEEEEVTRREYAILDRAFDQMLQRARADKVPHRTAAMAIGVEKVRAAKNVRGLFP; encoded by the coding sequence ATGACGGTTTATTCCGGTCCGGTGTTCGACATGGCGGTTAACCAGTTTGGTGTCATCGCCAACCATCTCGAAATCCCGATGGACGAGCGCGACCGCATCCTGATGCCGAAGCGGGCAGTGACTGTCTCTTGCCCGATCCACCGCGACGACGGTACCGTCGCGGTGTTCGAAGGCTATCGTGTCCAGCACCACCTCACCCTCGGTCCGACCAAAGGCGGCACGCGGTTTGCACCCTCGGTCGACATCGGCGAGGTCGCGGCGCTCGCGATCTGGATGAGCTGGAAATGTGCCCTTGTCGGTTTGCCCTATGGCGGTGCCAAGGGCGGCGTCAATGTCGATCTCTCCACCATTTCCAAGCGCGAGTTGGAAGGGCTGTCGCGGCGCTATATGCAGGAGATGATCCCGTTCGTCGGTCCGCACACCGATGTGATGGCGCCCGACATGGGCACCAACGAGCAGGTGATGGCCTGGTTCATGGATACCTATTCGATGTATCAGGGCCAAACCGTGACCGAGATCGTCACCGGCAAGCCGGTCTCATCCGGCGGCACGCTCGGCCGGCGCGAAGCAACCGGCCGCGGTGTCGCCTATCTCGCCAAGCGCGTGTTGAAGGAGTTGTCGATCAATCCCGGCACCGCGACCGCCGTGATCCAGGGCTTTGGCAATGTCGGCTCCTACGCCGCGCTGGAACTACAACAATATGGCCTGAAGATCATCGCCGTCAGCGATCACACTGGCGCACTGCATGATCCGGCCGGGCTCGATATTCCTGCGCTGATGCGGCATGCCGGCAAGCATGGCAGCATCGCCGGATTCTCCAACGAGCTCGCCTTCGACCCCGAACAGATTCTCACGCTGCCTTGCGAAGTGCTGGTGCCGGCGGCGATGGAGCGCGTGATCGACGCCAAGGTCGCCGAAAATCTCAAGTGCCGCGTGCTGGCCGAGGGCGCCAATGGGCCGACCACGCCGGAAGCCGATCTGGTGCTGGAGAAGCGTCAAGATGAATTGTTCCTGATCCCCGACATTCTCTGCAATTCCGGCGGCGTCGTGGTCAGCTACTTCGAATGGGTGCAGGACCTGCAGCAATTGTTCTGGGAGGAAGAGGAGGTGACGCGGCGCGAGTATGCGATCCTAGATCGCGCC
- a CDS encoding sugar kinase — MQALFIGQTYIDVTFITDHMPTGDEKHVASAYAVSFGGNAVTAAFCCAKLGIVPDLIATMANDWLGRMFQDMAAKYGISIHPRKVNSSSLSFIMPKEGKRAIVRCRDDEHIHPFPMLNLKGCRALHIDGHQPDAAIHYAKLCREDGILTSLDGGGLRTNTHELLEFIDVAIVAERLCEQMDKTPEAMLDYLKSRGCRVGGVTMGEQGLLWYDETGAVRKLPALPMAPERVIDTNGAGDVFHGAYVFSYLNNPAKGWHDHFEFARAASTYKIQRLGNEAGLPTLADIEAVKQEFQTGRKKEFWD; from the coding sequence ATGCAGGCTCTCTTCATCGGACAGACCTATATCGACGTTACCTTCATCACCGACCACATGCCGACCGGCGACGAAAAACATGTGGCGTCCGCCTATGCGGTGTCGTTTGGCGGCAACGCCGTCACGGCGGCATTCTGCTGCGCCAAGCTCGGCATCGTGCCGGACCTGATCGCGACTATGGCCAACGACTGGCTCGGCCGCATGTTTCAGGACATGGCCGCGAAATACGGAATCTCGATCCATCCGCGCAAGGTCAACTCCTCGTCACTGTCCTTCATCATGCCGAAGGAGGGCAAGCGCGCCATCGTGCGCTGTCGCGACGACGAGCACATTCATCCTTTCCCGATGCTGAATTTGAAGGGCTGCCGCGCTCTGCATATCGACGGCCACCAGCCGGACGCCGCAATCCACTACGCAAAGCTCTGCCGCGAGGACGGCATTCTGACATCGCTCGACGGTGGCGGCCTGCGCACCAATACCCACGAGCTGTTGGAGTTCATAGATGTCGCCATCGTTGCCGAGCGGCTGTGCGAGCAGATGGACAAGACGCCGGAGGCCATGCTCGACTATCTCAAGAGCCGCGGCTGCAGGGTCGGCGGCGTCACCATGGGAGAGCAAGGCCTGCTCTGGTATGACGAGACCGGCGCGGTCCGCAAGCTGCCCGCGCTGCCAATGGCGCCCGAGCGCGTGATCGATACCAACGGCGCCGGTGACGTATTTCATGGCGCTTACGTGTTTTCGTATCTCAACAATCCCGCGAAAGGCTGGCACGACCATTTCGAGTTTGCGCGCGCCGCCTCGACCTATAAGATCCAGCGCCTCGGCAACGAGGCCGGATTGCCGACGCTTGCCGATATCGAAGCCGTCAAGCAGGAGTTCCAGACCGGGCGTAAGAAGGAGTTTTGGGATTAG
- a CDS encoding ribokinase: MGRVFIAGSINMDVVATASRHPRVGETVAGQAVHYFPGGKGANQAVAAAKLGATATLIGRLGTDAFGQQLRTFLSLQGVDLALVKDTADIHTGTAIITIADADNTIVVVPGANALVSAEDVALAALTKGDVAVSQFEIPLPTIGAFFRQARAAGATTILNPAPAIACGPELLDLVDILILNETELGFLAQTELHDTDEPARFIEAARRLPTASDKIICVTLGKRGVLALVGGEPSLIAGRAVKAVDTTGAGDCLVGALAAQLANGKAIRDALEYANAAASICVQRMGAAPSMPTAAEVASVVDS; this comes from the coding sequence TTGGGGCGCGTCTTCATCGCCGGCAGCATCAATATGGATGTGGTGGCGACAGCCAGCCGGCATCCCAGGGTCGGCGAAACCGTCGCAGGCCAAGCCGTGCATTATTTTCCGGGCGGCAAGGGCGCAAACCAGGCGGTGGCCGCCGCGAAGCTCGGCGCGACAGCCACGCTGATCGGCCGGCTCGGCACGGATGCTTTTGGGCAGCAGTTGCGCACGTTTCTTAGCCTGCAAGGCGTCGACCTCGCTCTGGTCAAGGACACCGCGGACATTCACACCGGAACGGCCATCATCACCATCGCCGATGCCGACAACACCATCGTGGTCGTTCCCGGCGCCAATGCACTTGTCAGTGCCGAGGATGTCGCGCTTGCCGCCCTTACAAAGGGCGACGTCGCCGTCAGCCAATTCGAAATCCCCTTGCCCACGATCGGCGCCTTCTTCAGACAGGCGCGCGCGGCAGGTGCCACCACGATCCTCAACCCGGCGCCGGCCATCGCCTGTGGGCCCGAGTTGCTCGACCTCGTTGACATCCTGATCCTCAACGAGACGGAGTTGGGGTTTCTCGCGCAGACCGAGCTTCACGATACCGACGAGCCCGCCCGTTTCATTGAAGCAGCGCGACGCCTGCCAACCGCTTCAGACAAGATCATCTGCGTCACGCTGGGCAAGCGCGGAGTGCTCGCGCTTGTAGGCGGCGAGCCTTCGCTGATTGCGGGACGTGCCGTGAAGGCGGTGGACACCACCGGTGCCGGCGATTGCCTCGTCGGCGCGCTCGCCGCGCAGCTCGCCAATGGAAAGGCGATCCGCGACGCGCTCGAATACGCCAATGCCGCCGCATCGATCTGCGTGCAGCGCATGGGCGCCGCACCATCGATGCCGACAGCGGCCGAGGTGGCGAGCGTCGTCGATTCGTAG
- a CDS encoding NAD(P)/FAD-dependent oxidoreductase: MTTGPVVIIGAGHAGFQLAMSLRQHGFCERISLLNDEGHLPYQRPPLSKAYLKGTGGPDSLMFRPEKFYHDQNLDLMSDRAVSIDRAARKVSLASGASLDYGHLVLATGARNRLLDIPNANLDSVRYLRTLDESQSLRDYITAGQRVVVIGAGFIGLEFAATARAKGLEVDVIELAPRVMARAVTAEISEYFQSRHTAAGIRIHLGVQVTSIESDGSKVTGVSLSDGRHIKADLIVVGVGVLPNVELAAEAGLKVAAGIVVDEHLLTSDPNISAIGDCALYASPRFGGSLRLESVQNATDHARCVAARLTGDAKPYDGLPWFWSDQGPDKLQMVGLTTGYDRVVVRGDRAQGAFSAFCYKAGQLVGIESVNRAGDHMFGRRLLAAHGSITPEQAADSSFDLKSALA; this comes from the coding sequence ATGACGACAGGACCGGTTGTCATCATTGGCGCGGGCCACGCGGGCTTTCAGCTTGCGATGTCGCTGCGTCAGCACGGGTTTTGCGAACGCATCTCGCTGCTGAACGACGAAGGCCATCTGCCGTATCAGCGGCCGCCGCTCTCGAAGGCTTATCTGAAGGGTACCGGCGGACCCGACAGCCTGATGTTCCGGCCGGAAAAATTTTATCATGACCAGAACCTCGACCTGATGTCCGATCGCGCGGTATCGATCGACCGCGCCGCGCGCAAGGTGTCGCTCGCCTCCGGCGCTTCGCTCGACTACGGCCACCTGGTGCTGGCGACCGGCGCGCGCAATCGCCTGCTCGATATCCCGAACGCCAATCTCGACAGCGTGCGCTATCTGCGCACGCTCGACGAAAGCCAATCCCTGCGCGACTACATCACGGCGGGCCAGCGCGTCGTCGTCATCGGTGCCGGATTCATCGGCCTGGAGTTCGCGGCGACCGCCCGGGCCAAAGGCCTTGAAGTCGACGTCATCGAACTCGCCCCGCGGGTAATGGCACGCGCGGTGACGGCGGAAATCTCGGAATACTTTCAATCGCGGCACACCGCGGCCGGCATCCGGATTCATCTCGGCGTCCAGGTCACCAGCATCGAGAGCGACGGCAGCAAGGTCACCGGTGTGAGCCTCAGCGACGGGCGGCATATCAAAGCCGATCTGATCGTAGTCGGCGTCGGCGTCCTGCCCAATGTCGAACTGGCGGCGGAGGCTGGGCTGAAGGTTGCGGCCGGCATCGTGGTCGACGAGCATTTGCTGACCTCCGATCCGAACATCTCGGCGATAGGCGATTGCGCGCTGTATGCGAGCCCACGGTTCGGCGGCTCGTTGCGGCTGGAGTCAGTGCAGAACGCCACCGACCACGCGCGTTGCGTTGCGGCCCGGCTGACCGGCGATGCCAAGCCCTACGACGGCTTGCCCTGGTTCTGGAGCGATCAGGGGCCCGACAAGCTGCAGATGGTGGGACTGACCACCGGCTACGACCGCGTGGTGGTGCGTGGCGATCGCGCGCAGGGAGCGTTCTCCGCCTTCTGCTACAAGGCCGGGCAACTCGTCGGTATCGAGTCGGTCAACCGCGCTGGCGACCACATGTTCGGCCGGAGACTGCTCGCCGCCCACGGGTCGATCACGCCTGAGCAGGCGGCTGATAGCAGCTTCGATCTGAAGAGCGCGCTGGCTTAA
- a CDS encoding enoyl-CoA hydratase/isomerase family protein, with protein sequence MPTSDDTAASDPALLRIEGPIATITLNRPAAFNSINLSIAQKLEQLGAEVEGNDDIRVLVIEGEGRAFSAGGDLQTIGAAAANDAIAPVVGELLKHYHAFIETVRRMPKIVLSSVHGSAAGAGMGLAFVADLCIAADDARFTPAYAKIGVSPDGGSTVGMVGTVGTRRALQLFLAEDSFTAQQAYEWGLVARVVPAAELKAETRKFAERLAQNPPAAIAGTKSLVYQAAVTPTRQQLDAEEAKIIDAMQTEDFRVAVKKFTSKSK encoded by the coding sequence ATGCCGACCTCCGATGATACCGCCGCCAGCGACCCTGCCCTGCTCCGGATCGAGGGTCCGATTGCCACCATCACCCTGAACCGGCCTGCGGCCTTCAATTCCATCAACCTGTCGATCGCGCAAAAGCTCGAGCAGCTCGGCGCGGAGGTCGAGGGCAACGACGATATCCGCGTGCTTGTCATCGAGGGCGAGGGCCGCGCCTTCTCCGCCGGCGGCGATCTGCAAACCATCGGCGCGGCCGCCGCCAATGATGCCATCGCGCCCGTGGTCGGCGAGTTGCTGAAGCACTACCACGCCTTTATCGAGACGGTGCGGCGGATGCCAAAGATCGTTCTGTCCAGCGTCCACGGCTCCGCCGCCGGCGCCGGGATGGGGCTGGCCTTCGTTGCCGACCTCTGCATTGCCGCCGACGACGCCCGCTTCACGCCGGCCTATGCCAAGATCGGCGTCTCGCCGGATGGCGGCAGCACGGTCGGCATGGTCGGCACCGTCGGCACGCGCCGCGCGCTGCAGCTATTCTTGGCCGAAGACAGTTTTACCGCGCAACAGGCCTATGAATGGGGCCTGGTCGCCCGCGTCGTTCCGGCAGCAGAGTTGAAAGCAGAAACGCGCAAATTCGCCGAGCGGCTGGCGCAGAACCCGCCCGCGGCGATCGCAGGCACCAAGTCGCTGGTCTATCAGGCAGCGGTCACGCCGACCAGGCAGCAACTCGATGCCGAGGAAGCGAAGATCATCGACGCCATGCAGACCGAGGATTTTCGCGTCGCGGTGAAGAAGTTCACCAGCAAGTCGAAGTGA